CCAACCCCTTCCACGTTTTCCGATACCCGCTCGGTGTCACGCCCTGCGTCCGCTTAAACAACGTCGCAAACTGCGCCGCATTCGGCATCCCAACCGCAGCACCAATCTCCATCACCCGCATCTCCGTCGTTTCCAGCAACACACACGCCTCCCGAATCCGCACCACATGCACAAAATCAAGCGGCGTCATCCCCGTCTGCGCCTTAAAAACCCGATGCAGATGATACGCACTGCCATGACACCCATCCGCAATCCGTGAAAGCGTCAAATGCTCCCGATAATGCTCTCTCACAAACGCCTCAACCTGCGCGACCCACTCCACATCCGGCAATCGCTCCCCGCCCGACTTACACCGTTTACAAGGCCGATATCCCGCAGCAATCGCATCCGCCGCATCCAAAAACACCTCGACATTTTCAAACTTAGGCGTCCGCGACTTACACGAAGGCCGACAAAAAATCCGCGTCGAACTAACCGCATAAAAAAATTGCCCATCAAACGCCACATCATTCTCACAAATTGCACGCCACTGCTCCACCGTCATCAAATCACCCAACTCCTCTTTCCATATCCATACAACCATTATACTCTCTTTCCCACCAAAAAATAACCGTTTTCCAACATAAAAGCAAGATTTGAAAATACCTTCCGTTTCCAAATAAATTTTTATTACCAAAAAACAGCATAAAACTTGCAATTTCGCTCTCATTGCATTAAACTAATTTTGTTGCACTAAGGAAACATTGAGAGGATTTTGAATATGACTGATAAAAAAAACGATAAAAAAATAATAAAACACACCCCTCCAAACGGTTCCAGTTTAGGAGAAATAAATAATAGCGTTAGCATTCCAAAAAACGGCGGCTTCTGGCGTAAACTCTTAGCTTACTCAGGCCCTGGTGCGCTCGTCGCAGTTGGCTACATGGATCCTGGTAACTGGATCACCTCGATTCAAGGTGGAT
The sequence above is drawn from the Listeria weihenstephanensis genome and encodes:
- a CDS encoding bifunctional transcriptional activator/DNA repair enzyme AdaA, whose amino-acid sequence is MVVWIWKEELGDLMTVEQWRAICENDVAFDGQFFYAVSSTRIFCRPSCKSRTPKFENVEVFLDAADAIAAGYRPCKRCKSGGERLPDVEWVAQVEAFVREHYREHLTLSRIADGCHGSAYHLHRVFKAQTGMTPLDFVHVVRIREACVLLETTEMRVMEIGAAVGMPNAAQFATLFKRTQGVTPSGYRKTWKGLDGDEDGVL